The following are encoded in a window of Deltaproteobacteria bacterium genomic DNA:
- a CDS encoding GldG family protein yields the protein MRQTSRFLKRLTTTSFGFLAFTGIVVLVALIGQRHPLRLDLTENKRYTLTEQSKKVLSALNGDIQIKAFFQETAAERDRVRDLLKTYRYTSKKVHFQFIDPDRQPALARQYQIRDYGTLVLEGFGKSQTITSAEEEAITNAILKLSQDREKIVYFLTGHGERDIGEAGKDGYSLVKTAIEKQNFKVKTCNLLVAPEVPEDAAVLVIAGPQKPLLAKEVEALQHYLDRGGNLLLMLDPYNRSGLEEMLRSHGILLTDDIIVDTMSKVFGADYLMPVIAQYGHHKITDGFRIACFFPVARSVRVSSPAPANTKLLELALTSQYSWAESDFKTTDSEPPKFNDNRDIQGPVPVAVAAAITPSKKSDSTGKSTSPGRKKHRSSTAELVVYGDSDFASNRYLNLQGNSDLFLNTINFLAQQEDLITIERPRAKAAPLTLTRSQSLVLFWIGILLMPAVVLAAGVAVFNFRRKQR from the coding sequence ATGAGACAGACGTCCAGGTTCTTGAAACGCTTGACCACCACCTCTTTTGGATTCCTCGCTTTTACAGGGATTGTCGTTCTCGTGGCCCTCATTGGCCAGCGTCATCCGCTGCGACTGGACCTCACAGAAAACAAGCGCTACACCCTGACGGAACAGTCCAAAAAAGTCCTCAGTGCTCTCAATGGTGACATCCAGATCAAGGCTTTTTTCCAAGAAACCGCAGCCGAGCGTGACAGGGTTCGCGACTTGTTGAAGACTTATCGTTATACCTCGAAGAAGGTGCACTTCCAGTTCATCGACCCCGACCGACAGCCGGCTCTAGCACGACAGTATCAGATCCGCGACTACGGCACCCTGGTTCTGGAAGGCTTCGGCAAATCGCAGACCATCACCAGTGCGGAAGAGGAGGCTATCACCAATGCCATCCTCAAACTTTCCCAGGACAGGGAGAAAATCGTCTATTTTCTTACCGGCCACGGTGAAAGAGATATTGGCGAAGCAGGAAAAGACGGCTATTCCCTGGTCAAGACCGCCATTGAAAAGCAAAACTTTAAAGTGAAGACCTGCAACCTGCTGGTGGCTCCCGAGGTGCCAGAGGATGCGGCTGTCCTGGTAATCGCCGGCCCGCAAAAGCCTTTACTGGCAAAAGAAGTAGAGGCTTTGCAGCACTACCTCGACCGGGGCGGCAACCTGTTGCTCATGCTGGACCCTTACAACCGCAGCGGTCTGGAAGAGATGCTGCGCTCGCATGGCATCCTCCTGACTGATGACATTATAGTAGATACCATGAGCAAGGTGTTTGGCGCTGACTACCTGATGCCGGTCATTGCCCAGTATGGTCATCACAAGATTACTGATGGTTTCAGGATCGCCTGTTTCTTCCCTGTTGCCCGCAGTGTAAGGGTTAGCTCCCCCGCCCCGGCCAACACTAAATTGCTGGAGCTTGCCCTTACCTCACAATACAGCTGGGCAGAAAGCGACTTCAAGACCACAGACAGCGAACCGCCTAAATTCAATGACAACAGAGACATCCAGGGCCCGGTGCCAGTAGCGGTAGCTGCTGCCATTACTCCAAGCAAGAAGAGTGACTCCACAGGAAAATCAACATCCCCGGGCAGAAAAAAACACCGCTCCAGCACTGCAGAGCTCGTGGTTTATGGCGATTCAGATTTCGCCAGCAACAGATACTTGAATCTTCAAGGTAACAGCGACCTCTTCCTCAATACCATAAACTTCCTGGCCCAGCAGGAGGACCTCATCACCATCGAACGTCCCCGGGCCAAGGCCGCCCCTTTGACGCTGACCCGCTCACAGAGTCTGGTGCTCTTCTGGATCGGTATTCTCCTCATGCCTGCTGTAGTGCTGGCAGCTGGCGTTGCTGTTTTCAACTTCAGGAGGAAACAGAGATGA